The sequence below is a genomic window from Dyadobacter chenwenxiniae.
TTGACGAAAGTAGTTGATTATCAGATCGCTTAGTCTCGACAATAGACTAGGTGACTGAATCGGGGATCGAATGAATTAGCTCGATTTGGATTCGTTTTGAAATTCCCTGAAGCAAATTTATCGATTTTCGTCCGCTCTTTCAAGTTGTAGGTAGAAAACATGAGTAACTCATAGGAATTGTTCCCGCAATTGGCAGCTAGAGACTGAGTGGACCGACTTCATCTGCCATCGCTAACAATAACATGTTTACTGCCGACCATTAATCCACTCGTGGACAAAGATTTCTGCTCGATAATTAGCATTCAAGAAACGAGCGTAGAGTGGACATTATCAAACTTACATTAGTCACTATTTGGAAGTACTATCATGGATGCTTTCCATTGAATATACTCATCACCCGCCTTTTCAAGACCATAAAATGGTCTCGTACCTAAAATTAGTACCTCAACAGAAATGACACACTCCCTGGCCACCGTGGTGAATGCAGAGAAACTCGTTGCTTCACCAGGCGAAATAGTCATAAGCCGGTTTTCTTTTTGCTCTGTCCAAATGGCATTTTGATCAGATAGATTAATTTCGGATCGTTGAAATCCTATCGGCCGGATGATCTTGGACTCCAACTCGCTGCCTTGTTGATCAAAGCTTCTGACTTTTAGTTGGATGTCTTTTAGCCAAACGCTGTCAGTTGGGCCTTTTTCAATGTTCAGAGAAATGGCCAAATAGTCAAATGATTTATCAATGTGGGTCCGGTTTTGATCAAGCTTGATTTTGAGATTAATTATCAGCCACCCAGTTATCAGCTTGTATACAAAAAAACAGAACGCTGCATACAGCGCTAATACTTTGAAGAGCTGCTCAATTTCTTTCAGTGGGTCGGAGCTGCGATTATATTGCAGATACAGGCCAAGAAAGAACAGCCCAGGAATAGCGAGTAAACCTGCGAACAGGATAGTCTTTCGTTTCATTGTTTTTTTATTGTTTGTGTATCACCAGTTTGGTCGGCCTCAGCAGTCGATCAGCAATTATAGCAGTTGGCACTCCCGTTCAGCCTATAATAACTCGATTTCGTCTTCCCTAAACCACCCGTATTTTATCGCATTCTCTTTGACAAGAGCCTGGTTATTGGTATAGGCAACGATTGCCAGGCTCTCTATCGCCCTGCTACAGGCAACATAAAAAAGCCTTCTGGTCTTTTCAATGCCGGTTTCCTTTCCTTCATTTATATTTTTTTGGTCAGTGTTGCTGAGTTCCTTTGCCCCAAAAAGCTTATCATAACTAAACATAAATCCACGGGCTTCCTCATCATCGGCGATTACCATTACCCTGGAATATTGTAGGCCTTTCACGCCTTGGTGGGTACCGAATTTTGAGTTTTCTGAAAAATAATGGTCATATTTTTCCACTTGCGAAAATGGAGTTTGTAAGACCTTATCCCACGCTTCAATTATTTCATCTGCATCGTTATCGTCCTCTTCGTCCTGATTGTCTGATTTGTTTTCGATCAGCTCTATTTCTTGCTCGGTCCTTGAAACGATAATATTCATTGTGCCTGTTATCGGAAAAAGCGAAGCCGCCCTAACTATTTTTAATACTTCTATCAACTTTGGGTCTTTTCCGCTTTCCCATAGTGAGAGCAAATCGTAAGTAGCTTTATTTATTTCCTTCAGATTCTTTATCTGTTCATCGCTACTGACCAAATATTCGCGTTCCAACAGCTTTGAGTGCTTCTTCACGATTTTCGCTACTGAGAATTTGTCGTTCTTTTTGTAAGCCTGTACTAATGGCAGCAAGATCTTAGTGAACAGATTCAAACCAGGAAGGGTGCCGTCCAGTAGCCCGGTTTTTAATTTATCTATTTTATAAAGCGGCTCGAAAAGCTCGAAGAATCCCATACGGTTAGCGGCCATATGGTGTTCTAAAATCAAGGTCATTATATCGCCATCCTCGAAATTCCATAATGTGTCACGAGTTATCGCAGTCATCTTTTTTGCAATCAGTTTTTCGAGAACGATCTTGCTTGATGCCCTATCGCAGACGAACAACCGCACCACGCCCCTTTCTCTTTCAACCCGTGGAATTTGCCTTTGTTTATCGACATCCTTTCTAATATTATTAATTAGTTCAACGATGCGTTTAGTGGACCTATGGTTCATCACTTTCGAGGGCTGTGTCCAATCGTCAGGAAGATTTTTCCCCAAATCATCCTTCCCATCACCATAAATTCTTTGCATCATGTCCCCGAATAGCCCCAGGGAGAATTTGTTCTTTTTGTTCTCCTGTAACTGAAACAGCGCATCAACCATCTCTTTCTTGGTGTCTTGGCTTTCATCCACAAGGATTATCGGAAACATCGAAATCACAATATTCTGCATCAAATCCTTAGTCCTGATGAATTCAGCCGCTATACTAATTACTTCAATATGGTTCAGGGAATCTTTCGAGATATTATCTCCATTGGGATTGTAAGTGAATTTTGTAATGGTGTCGAGTAATCGAATCCTATTTGTCTTCGACCCAATTTTTCTTGCGCGGTCTATCGAGGTCTTGTTATTTAAATCCCTGCTTCTGGATTGCTCGTCTTGGAGCTTTAATATTTCAAACTGCAAATTCGCCATCACCCATTTTTTGATGTCCTTGGTGAGATTGCTTATTAAATCCCAGGAAAAACTATGAATCGTTCTGACCTTACAGATAGGATCGTGTCCTAATCTATCGCTGATCTCGTCTGCCGCCGCATTGGTGTAAGTGATTATGGCTATTTTTTGCCGGTATAACCTGAAGTCTGCCCCATGTTCTGTCTTGAACCTTGCCAGTACATTCACCAGCGAACGTGTTTTTCCCGAACCAGCTCCGGCAAACAAGAAAAAGCTTCTAGGCTGTGCTGGGTTAAAACAGTCATATATCTCTTGATCAACACCATCGTCGATATTGTTGCTTGAATAAATCTCGCTCATAACTATTTGGTGAGATTGTTTAAGCCCTTTTTCTGAGCAATCAGTTTTGTTTCCAGCCAGTCTAGACCCTGCTTTATGTACTTTGGCGTGGCTAATTTGTTGGGCTCTTCAAAATAAAAGAGCTCCAGAGCAAATTCCGCCTTCTTGACCCACGGTTGTGTGATCGCGTCATACATAGCCTGGGCAGATTTTTCTGGATCAGTCTCTTTAGAAGCATTGATCATTTGCTTTAAAAGACCAGTTCCCTCTGTAAGCTTTCCGAACAAATCCTTGTTTTCCATCACCAAGGAGTCTTCGAACGTATAGGGGTTGACCTTAACGGCGCCCTGTCCATTGGTGATCGTAAGGGGAATCTGGAAGGCTATTTTTATCGGTAGCTTCTTATCTTCTTTGTCCGTCTCCTTCAGCAGCAAAAGTTTGTCTAGCGCTGTTTCATTTGGAATCCAGGACTTCAAGGTATCGTTTCCGGTATTGTATTTTTTGCCCTTCTCCGGCCTGGCCTTCGCCTGACCATCTACCGAGTCGATATCTGTGACAACAAGTGTGATAACCCCTAAGTTTTCGATAAGCGGGCGTAGGCGATGTGCATGACTGCCGCCAATTTCCAGAATGGAAATATAACAATTGCTGAGCTTTGAATGATGTTTTATAAAGTATGGGAGTAGCATCCTTTCCGCAGGTCCCTCTACCATGATCACTGCGTCAGCAAAAAAAAGGTCGCAATGTGTGGTTTTTAGGTAACGTATTGCAAACTTGGTGGTATCGTCATCCTTTCCGAAGGTCTTTGATAAGTTTACGACTTGGGAAGTACCTATTTTCCCGGTCGAATCTAAATTGCGTCTAAAATATCTCAGCGCGGTAAAGTTGACCTCGTGGGCGACATGGTTAGAATGTGTACTGATCACCAGTTGGGTTGAAAATTTCTTGTTTTCACCGAGATGAGGATGACGCCTTAAAACTTTATAAGCCTCTTTGACAAATACCTGTTGTACCTGGGCATGTAAATGGGCTTCCGGTTCCTCAATAAGAACCAGGTGTAACGGCTCAAATTCTACGTCTTGCTTTGCGGATTTTGCTATTTTCCCGACCTGCATCCATTCATCCCGAAACCGAATCAGCTTGAAAATAATAGATATCAGGTTCTGATATCCCAGGCCGTTGTATTTCTCAGGTAGTGTCAGTTCCGAGATTCCGTCTTCGAGAAAGTACTGAACGGATGAATCATGATTTAAGCTGTCGACAGTATTGAACTTGCTCGATAGGTTTATTCGGGCGCTTCCCAGACCGGGATAATTTAATAGCTCTAATTCTTGTAAGGATGGCTGAAAGCTTCCTTTAAGATTAGCGTCAAACAGTTCTTTGGCTGCGTGAATGGCCCTCAGAGCAGTGATATCATCTTTGGTCGGATTTACGGCAGGATTCAAGTGCCTGTCATAGTAGCTTCTTAGCTGACTCGATAGTGTCTTTGTAGTATTTACTGCCTCTCCCAAGTCAGCGTTGACATCTGAGAAACCTCTCTGGGCGTTTATAATGTCAATCTTTATTAATCCGTTTAGCGCGTCGCCTTCTATGGGAACATCGAAGGATGAGAGTTTTTGAGGGGTCTCCGCGAAGTTTGGATCTAACAGATATGTCCTGACAGTAAAGTAACTACTGAGCTTTTTGTCCAGGAAATCCCACATGTCCTTGGGCCATAAGCTAAAGGTATCCTTCTTCTTTTTTGGTTCCAGTCCATTAAGTGCCCTCGAGCTATTGCATCCGTCGCAAAACTCCCTGTACAACTCCTCAATGTTTTTGGGTTCAAATCTTAATCTCATACCTAATAGTCCACCTTCCCAGTCCAGGCTTGGTATTAAGCGGTTGATATAGTGCAATTCATAGTTTTCTACCTTGAGCCAAATATCCAAGGCAGGCAAATTGCTTTCCCAGCGATTTAATGTGAGATCGATCTTTGAAAAATCAGCTTCTTTCAGCCAATCCTCACCAATGGCATTTATTTCCTTCCAATTTGACAGGGTGAGGTCCCTTGTGCTAAAGTTATTCGACAACTTCAAGAACTGAATCAGGGCATCAATCGCAGTGGTTTTTCCGCTATTATTTGCACCGACGAAAACAGTCTCGCTATCCGAAAAGTCGATGCGACAATCTTTGAGTTTTCGAAAATTCTGAATATGTATAAAGTTTATGTTCATATAATTCCTTTTTATTAATCTGTTGCGAGGAGGGGAATAGGGTTCACGCTAGTAGTAGGTTGGTTTTGAATGTCTGGGTCGGAATGTCGTAACAAGTAGTTGCCAGATTTATGAGCGAAAATTGACAAGCATCTCTGTATGCTGTCGAACAATTTTCTATTGCGCTGTGCAAGTTCAAGTCAGCAGTTTCCCAACTCACACCTAACTTTAAAGAAATTGGACCCACTAATTACTAAGTCGTGATCTTATTTTTTGTTTACTGGTAGAATTTTGGTAACCGTCGGGCGAACTAGCAGTTTCTCTGTCTTTAAGAACAGGGGACCTGTGAAGATTCGAGGAAGTTAAGCGTGTCGACAGATAAATCGGTATGTCGCATAGCAGAGAATAACTTTTGCTTTCCCATTTATTTCAGGAGAAAGTTTAGACAGTGGCACTTAACATCTTCGCACGCAGTCAAAAGTTAAGTAGGGAGTTTCCTACTACCAGTTAGTTGGGTTCATGATACTTTGAATCGCAAATTTTGCGACGACGCCAAACGTTATGCGCTTCCAAAAATTTCCTTTATTTTTCTCCACCTCAAGCCTGGCTTCGTCATTTGGAGCAAGTTCAAGTTGATATTCATATTGCCTGTTTAATATATCTCCGAATTCAAGATAAATGCCTCCGGCAAATTTGCCTTCTTCTTTGAAAAAATTGGCGGATGTTCCCGCATTGAGCAGATTGACTGCCGCACGTTTTTTGTCAGATATGGCGTATCTAACATAGGGGATATTCCATAACAATTGACCTTTTTCGCCGAGTTCAATAGGGTGAAGCCAGTCTAAGCGAAGATTAAGTCTTGTGAAAGTTTCGTAGATCCCAGTATAGCCCTTTTCCTTTTTTTCTAAGATCAATTCAGTGTTGCCGATTTTTTCAGTCTCTCTTATGGTGTAGTCAGTTGAGGTCAAACTGTCGATTGTCTTCACTCGCTCAAACCCAGCAGAAATTCCCAAAAGGGATCTTTTGCCCAGATCGAGATTTATCCCCAAGTCAGTATACACACCTGTGAATGGCGTTTTTACAAATCGTTTGCTGATGGGTTCAATAATAGTTTTGTCATACAGTTTTACCTGTGAGCCAGTTAGTCCAAAAGATACATACGGCACAATCTTGGATGGATTCGATTCGTCGAGCATTTTAGATTCTTGACGAACTAGGAAAAACAGCGCGTCCGATTCTTCTTCATAAACATCTTCCAACGTCCTTGTGTCTTTGGCAGACAACGGATTCTTTGTTCGTTTGTAGTTGTCTTCCAGCTTGCTTTTCAACAAATCAATTAGTGCTTTGGCATCGGCAATTTGCTTGGCTAGCGGAGTTGCGTTCAAAGTGTCTTTCCAGGTTTCAACGTCTTTATGCAGCTTCTCCAGCTGGTTGATAACGTCTTGAAATCGCTCCTGATCCACAGCTTTTTCTAAGTCTGCTCCCAATTTCTTTCGACGATGGGCTATAATCCCGGTTCGATGAGCTTTCCAGACGGTATCAGTTGTCTTTTTAAAGTTCATCAGAGCCTCGTAGTTCTTCAAATTTTCTGACTTGCGAAGGTTTCGAATTTTTGCTTCCATGGTAAAGTCCGATTTCGGGCCACGAATGGCTAAACCCAAAAACATGCCAAGTTGGCCGCTAGGAAGAAATTTCCCCTCGCTAAGCAAATTGGCAATGCCCTCGTTATTTTGCCCTTTCGCGGAGACGCCCCATACTGCCTGATATCGCTTTACAATTTTCTGTTTTCGGAAATTGTTGATATTAAAAGAGAGAGCGGTTTCTCCGATATCAAAATTGATGGCATTTGCATCAAACAGGATTGCTGATTTTCCTTGAGCGTCACCTGAAAGCAATTGGGCGATGCTATGTTGGGAGTGCATTGCAAGAATCAGGAATAAGTAGCTTATTATCTTCATCGATATCAAGTTTTGTATTATAGATCATGCAATTCATCGTGATCGGCTCTGTTGTTCTCGGCTACATCTTCCTCAATGGGGAAATCGGAGAGATTTTGTCCATTTACCTTCACTTCCAAACTCCAACTGCCGCCGACCGTGCCGCTTCGCTTCCTTGCTCTTACCACTACCCAAAGCATTCCATCAGTTACTGGTGCTTCAATGGCATCCTCGTTTTCAAATACATCATCGTCATCCCCCTGATCAGCATCCAGATCCGCCTCTTTTCCGCCGAATTCAAGTCTCTGAATATCAATCCTGTCTAATGTTAGCTTGTACTTAATATCGACAAATCTAAGATCTTCCATCGATCGTAAGAATGCCTTATAATGGCTTTCGGTAAGCCCAAATGGGTGTTTGGTGTACAATGAGAGTTTTCTTCGCCGACCAGACGGTATAGATTTCGTTTTTGAGATAGGCATGTTTCGGACAGTTTGATTGAGAGAATGGGTGTATTTTGGCTTTCGAAACTGAAATCGAAATCTCTAACGCGTGAATCGTCAGATCAATGGCAATCTTGTTAGAACATCTAATCAGGTGTATATGTTCGTTGATCAATGTACCTATAATATTGTGGGCATCAACCTAAGTTTCAGACTTCTTATTTATCGGTAAATAGAAAGGATCTTCAAATGATATCCTTGAAGACGAGATCTTCTAGTTACATTAATTGGGCTACTGCCAATATCTTTTTCATTGCGATCACAATGGTCGACGATGTTGAGAAAATTTAATTTTAAAAGCAATAGCGAAGTTCGTAAGTGGGAGAAAAGGCAATACTAGAAATGAAGTGCTTCGAGTGTTGATCCAGAGGCGAATTTCGGAGGCCTGGGGTGTGTGTTTCGTACTTTTACCTGAATCATACAGATTAAAAGGAAGGGAAGAAATGGAAATTGAGGGAATCAATTTACCGAACAATTTCAAACACTTTCGAACGAATTCAAACACAGTCGAACAATCCCGAATTTTTTTGAACGGAAGCGAACAGTTTCAAACATGAGCGGTGGTTTCCTCCACAGCCAGCTATCGCCGGTACGTCGCAAAATGCGACTCCCCGGCGGGAGCTGGCCATGGGAAAACCCCTGGACCCTGCTATTCGCCTCCGGCTCATAGCTAGTCAAAAGAGACACATGGAAAATCAGAAACAAAAAGGCAGACAATAGAGCCAAATCATCTCTGCGATCACAGCCACCCGAAACAGTCCCATTGCCCAAGCTTCCCAATTCACAGGCTTCTTCCCAGTCCGTTGAAGATATGGGGCGGGTTCTTTCTCGATGAGAGGATCTGGTTTTGCTGCGGGTGGATCGAGCTTTACGGGAGGAGAGGATACGAGATTGGTTATTCGGTTATAGGCTGCACAACAGGAAATTAGATGTTATCAAAGTGTAACGGTGATTGTCGCTCTTCTAATGCTGCACGTAATTGCTCGATTGATACTTCTCGGATAGCCGCAGGCGCATGAATTTCGCGCACTGGTTGCGGTGTTTCCTTTTTTTGGTGCACCTGTTCCATTCTCTCCTGCACTGCTGAACGATCAGTAGATGGCTCAGCTGATGTTTCAACTTGGGGATGGGACACTGTCATACATCGCTCCATCTTCTCCCAGGCTTGTTTGCGCTGTTTTTCTGTCATGAGGTCGGGTTTTCTAAGGTAAAAACTCGCCATGAAAAAACAATTGACGGTGACGAGGGAAGTGAATAAAATGAAATCCTGACCGAGAGTAAGGGAGCCTCCTTCTTTCAAGAATACACAACGCCTTCCGCCAGCTTAATGACCGGAGCCTTTAAAAGATTTTGAATTGGTGTACAGTCGCTGCAGGGAATGTCACCGACTGGATCCGAGAGACGCCCAACCAATCAAAACTGTGACGGCTTCGAAAGACAGCACCTTTCTTTGTATGGGGAAATTGGTATTAAGGTCGTGCCAGGTCATAAAAGAACAACTCCCCGTACATGGACAGGTAAAACGACAATACTGGATAAGGATGTGCACCGAAGCCAAGAATCGTGAGATGTTATTACCAGTCCAACCCGTTCGGTTCCAACTGTACCTTTCAACTTGGCGATGAAATAACAAGTAATAGCGGCAATGCCAGAAGAACGCGGCTTCCGGAAATGTAGTGGTCGCGCGGATGGTCAAGAGGTAATTGGGTAATTATTATGCTTGTAATTGACACTGCTCACCAGATTAAATTTTGATTTTGGATTTCAGATTAATCACCTTATGAAGGCTAGCAATTGAAGCATGAATAAGCAGGGAAAATATACCGAAAACGATGAAAAAAGCCCAAAACGACCAGGTAGACAGGCCGTCGATCCCACGGCTTGCATAGTGAGGCGAGAAAGCTCCCAGAAACGGTATAACCGTTGTAGCTAGAAAAAAGCCGAATGCAGTTATTCGACCTCGAAAGACCCCGATCCACGGAAAGTTCGCAATCTCGTCAGTATCTTCTCGAAGTGTGGCAGTATCATTGAGATGATTTATTAGCATTAATAGATAGATCATTATCGCAATTACAATAAATGGCGCGAGAATGACGATTGTCTTTGCAGCGACTTTAACTCCAATTAGGTCAATTTCGCTGTCTGGATTGTTCTTTTGAGATTTCATTTCCGTTTCAAGAAATTTTCCAAAATCCGTGACTGACATTCTTATGTTCGCAGAAAGTAATAGCCGAAATCTCTCGGATTCAGCAATTTCTTCAACAAACATATCCGAACCCGTTCGTTTTGCCCAATATTTACTCAAATCACCCACTGCGACTTTTTGGCCGTCATATTTTCCATGCGGCATTGTTGGCAGCGGAATGGTCTCATTATTTTTGATTTTCTCCACATCGTCAGCGTATGCTTTCTCGAGTCGACTAAGCTTATTGCGGAAACCTGCACGTTCGACATATAATTCGCTTAGTTCCTCGTTATTCTCTTTGTAGTAAAATAGATCATCACCAGCACTATCAATTTCCGCTTTAAGTTCAGCAATTCGGTCGTTCGAGAACTTAAGATCCATTCTTGCCATTCTTAATTGAAAGTCGTCAGCTCGATTTCGGCCGCGTCCCAGTGAAGCACTAAAAGAATCGGATTTAAATCTCTCCACTTCCTCATGGTTAATGACACGAGGAATCGAATCCGTAGTAAGGCGAACATAGTCGCTGTTTATATCATCCCTAAGGCTTATTGCGCAACTTTCGAGCCGTTTCTTTGCTCGCTCAAACACAGTTTCTTTGAGCAGGAGCGAAACGGAAAAAGAAATTATGATTACTGAGGTTACGATTAAAATTTGGTGGATGTTACGCGTTGATTCCAGAGATTCTTTCATGCGAGTAGAGTTTGGTCAAATTTAAGCATTTGACTATTGTGTACAAGCCGAGATTACTAGCTTGACAGGCGCATCATCACGTGGTTCGTTTTTAGAAAAAAGAGAGGCCTGAGTGCCCTCTGACAAATACGGCATACCGCCCGTGATACACGCCTGTGTCATACAGTCAAAATGTTTAATCAATGGCGTAGGACTTATTCATGGTATATGTCCAATTTCAGGGGATACACCATAGTTGAGTACACACGGCGCGAAATCATTGCGATTGAGGGGGCGATGTAAATGTCCGAGCCATAGTACAGCATCACGATAACAACGACCTCGCCAAGGCTTTGAAGGTTGCTGCAGGCCACATTCTTTTTAAAGCAGGAGAAACGGTTATACATGGATAACAACAGAAGAGCCGCCAGGCACGTATTTAGCTGGCATTAAAGCCATCAATCAGCCCTCAAAAGGCATATCACTAACAAGGATGGTGGTGACTAACAACAAAAACCACCAAGTGGATGCCTGTTTTGTCCCTGCTCATAACATATCACTTGATGAAATTTATTTGATCATCGATGAAATTTAGCTGGAAAGGTACATTGTAGGTCTGAGAGTATTTCACTCTAAATTCATACCATGTTTTGCAAGTTTCCATCATTGTTGTCGCTTCTTCAATATAACCTTCAAGTAAGATTCTGCCCTCATCGTTTAGCCATTGGAAATGCTTGAATTTCCTCAGACCGAATACTACATAGGGGTTTAGGTGTTGAAGAGCCGGTAAAATGTCCTTAGGAAATCGTCGGTATATTATTTCGATTGTAAATCGTGCGACAATTGGTGGTTTTTGATAAGTCTTGTCTTCTGAAATTGCCCAGCCATTCAATCGATTTATCTGTTTATAGAAGTCCTTGGTAAAGGCTTTTTCGTACCGTTGTTTGCTCTTCGCGAGAAATTTCCTAAGCTCTTCTGCACGTTTTTTGAGATCAATTTTACTGCCACTCAAAAGTTCGATAACATCTTTCTCGGTTTCAGTCTCCTTACTTATTTTTAAGTCAGGACCTGTCAATAATTGCAGCCTTAGTTGACTCTTCTCTGATAACGACTGTGTGTCTTCTTTCTGTTTTCCCATGGGAGCAATACGATTCTTTCCTTTTGCCATGATTTCTAGTTAAATATATTGGATTTTAGTGACTTAACAAAATCAGATATTGGAGCGGGGTTTTTCCACGGGTTTCCGAAAGGGGCGATTACATCGCTAATAGGAGGATTTTCCTTCAATGCTCTCGCCCAGGCAACTTTATTAGTTTTGCCCACATCGAACGCATTAAAGACATAAAAGAAACTGGGGTGAACATGATTGTCTTTTGCGAACTCATTGACTAATTCTGGACTGTACATAAATGCCCTTGCTTCATCCGTTTTTTCACGAGAGAAAAGGTATTCGCGTGCAAAATTATTGGCGTCTTCTTCCTTAGCTTTGACCGCTAACTGATCAGGATCTTTATCTGAAAGGTGGTATTTATTATTTCGGATTTCCTCCCAGTCAAAAATTACGTGATAGAGCTCGTGGATTAGGGCGAACCATAAGGTGGGATAAAATCCCCTATAATTAGTTATTACTATGCAGGGCTTGTTATTCGCTGAAAATGTTGCTCCACGCAGATGTATTGAGGGGAGAGATTCAAGGTATATGATCGTGACGCCCATTTTATATAAGTTACGCACAACATTTAGAAGCCCCGTCTTAACTTTGGTTGAATGCCATCGGATTTCTGGGAAATAATCAATCAGCGCCTGACGGTCGTACCTATACGGATTGTTAAGTTCTGTGAAAATCTTACTTGCAGAGGTGATCCAAAATGATCGGGTCAGATTATTGGCTGGTTCGATTACTCCTGCACTAAAGGCCACATGACCATTAGGTCTGACGTAATCGAAGATTGACGATAGACCTAGATAATTGACAAGCTTTGTTTCTATTGCTTCATAATCGGTGATACTGTCTATCAGACCAGCTTTTTTCAAAGCGGAAACGTCGAAGTTCTTTTTGATGAAGTCTATTTTCTCCGGCGTCGCATATGTCGTGTCAGGGAAATTCTTTTCGAGTTCTTCCAAATAGAGCACCATAACCCTCTCTTTCGGGACCTGCAGAAAGCTCGCCAACTTAATCAGATTCGTGAAATCAACTGTTTTCTGAGAGCCGCTTAAAATGCCGTTTAGTGTCCTTATCTGCATGCCCAGAATATCAAGGGCGACGTTCGTTGAGATGTTTAATTCGTGAATTCTCAATTCAAATAATGCCCTCAAACTCTTTTTCGGCTTAGGGGGTATCGAGCCTAAGAGGCTTTTCAGAACCTCTTCCGGGTCTAAGGAATCTGCTTCTTTCTTCATTTTATGGATTAATGTACGCTTACATCAGAAAAATTATGA
It includes:
- a CDS encoding UvrD-helicase domain-containing protein, whose product is MSEIYSSNNIDDGVDQEIYDCFNPAQPRSFFLFAGAGSGKTRSLVNVLARFKTEHGADFRLYRQKIAIITYTNAAADEISDRLGHDPICKVRTIHSFSWDLISNLTKDIKKWVMANLQFEILKLQDEQSRSRDLNNKTSIDRARKIGSKTNRIRLLDTITKFTYNPNGDNISKDSLNHIEVISIAAEFIRTKDLMQNIVISMFPIILVDESQDTKKEMVDALFQLQENKKNKFSLGLFGDMMQRIYGDGKDDLGKNLPDDWTQPSKVMNHRSTKRIVELINNIRKDVDKQRQIPRVERERGVVRLFVCDRASSKIVLEKLIAKKMTAITRDTLWNFEDGDIMTLILEHHMAANRMGFFELFEPLYKIDKLKTGLLDGTLPGLNLFTKILLPLVQAYKKNDKFSVAKIVKKHSKLLEREYLVSSDEQIKNLKEINKATYDLLSLWESGKDPKLIEVLKIVRAASLFPITGTMNIIVSRTEQEIELIENKSDNQDEEDDNDADEIIEAWDKVLQTPFSQVEKYDHYFSENSKFGTHQGVKGLQYSRVMVIADDEEARGFMFSYDKLFGAKELSNTDQKNINEGKETGIEKTRRLFYVACSRAIESLAIVAYTNNQALVKENAIKYGWFREDEIELL
- a CDS encoding ATP-dependent nuclease; the encoded protein is MNINFIHIQNFRKLKDCRIDFSDSETVFVGANNSGKTTAIDALIQFLKLSNNFSTRDLTLSNWKEINAIGEDWLKEADFSKIDLTLNRWESNLPALDIWLKVENYELHYINRLIPSLDWEGGLLGMRLRFEPKNIEELYREFCDGCNSSRALNGLEPKKKKDTFSLWPKDMWDFLDKKLSSYFTVRTYLLDPNFAETPQKLSSFDVPIEGDALNGLIKIDIINAQRGFSDVNADLGEAVNTTKTLSSQLRSYYDRHLNPAVNPTKDDITALRAIHAAKELFDANLKGSFQPSLQELELLNYPGLGSARINLSSKFNTVDSLNHDSSVQYFLEDGISELTLPEKYNGLGYQNLISIIFKLIRFRDEWMQVGKIAKSAKQDVEFEPLHLVLIEEPEAHLHAQVQQVFVKEAYKVLRRHPHLGENKKFSTQLVISTHSNHVAHEVNFTALRYFRRNLDSTGKIGTSQVVNLSKTFGKDDDTTKFAIRYLKTTHCDLFFADAVIMVEGPAERMLLPYFIKHHSKLSNCYISILEIGGSHAHRLRPLIENLGVITLVVTDIDSVDGQAKARPEKGKKYNTGNDTLKSWIPNETALDKLLLLKETDKEDKKLPIKIAFQIPLTITNGQGAVKVNPYTFEDSLVMENKDLFGKLTEGTGLLKQMINASKETDPEKSAQAMYDAITQPWVKKAEFALELFYFEEPNKLATPKYIKQGLDWLETKLIAQKKGLNNLTK
- a CDS encoding P63C domain-containing protein, with the translated sequence MAKGKNRIAPMGKQKEDTQSLSEKSQLRLQLLTGPDLKISKETETEKDVIELLSGSKIDLKKRAEELRKFLAKSKQRYEKAFTKDFYKQINRLNGWAISEDKTYQKPPIVARFTIEIIYRRFPKDILPALQHLNPYVVFGLRKFKHFQWLNDEGRILLEGYIEEATTMMETCKTWYEFRVKYSQTYNVPFQLNFIDDQINFIK
- a CDS encoding ImmA/IrrE family metallo-endopeptidase, which gives rise to MKKEADSLDPEEVLKSLLGSIPPKPKKSLRALFELRIHELNISTNVALDILGMQIRTLNGILSGSQKTVDFTNLIKLASFLQVPKERVMVLYLEELEKNFPDTTYATPEKIDFIKKNFDVSALKKAGLIDSITDYEAIETKLVNYLGLSSIFDYVRPNGHVAFSAGVIEPANNLTRSFWITSASKIFTELNNPYRYDRQALIDYFPEIRWHSTKVKTGLLNVVRNLYKMGVTIIYLESLPSIHLRGATFSANNKPCIVITNYRGFYPTLWFALIHELYHVIFDWEEIRNNKYHLSDKDPDQLAVKAKEEDANNFAREYLFSREKTDEARAFMYSPELVNEFAKDNHVHPSFFYVFNAFDVGKTNKVAWARALKENPPISDVIAPFGNPWKNPAPISDFVKSLKSNIFN